In Corallococcus caeni, a single genomic region encodes these proteins:
- a CDS encoding ABC transporter ATP-binding protein: MASFMTPPSSAEPAELAIDARGLVKRFGTFTALDGLELQIPRGAFYAFLGPNGAGKSTSIALLTGVYGPDQGSIRMLGVDAVAKPLEVKQRVGVVPEELSLFERLTGRQYLTFCARMYGLDGAQAAARAVELLELTELTYKAGALVSEYSKGMRRRLAIAAALIHAPELVLLDEPFEGIDVLAAGVIRELLRELSRRGVTLLLTTHVLEIAERLATHAGVIRGGRMLDQGPVEQLRQRHGAATLEAVFEKLIAVPAARNAKLSFYAEPAANVVPLRRESA, from the coding sequence ATGGCGTCCTTCATGACGCCCCCCTCCTCCGCAGAACCGGCCGAGCTGGCCATCGACGCTCGTGGCCTCGTCAAGCGCTTCGGCACCTTCACCGCGCTGGACGGCCTGGAGCTTCAGATTCCCCGGGGCGCCTTCTACGCGTTCCTCGGCCCCAACGGCGCCGGCAAGTCCACCTCCATCGCGCTGCTCACCGGCGTGTACGGGCCCGACCAGGGCTCCATCCGCATGCTCGGCGTGGACGCCGTGGCGAAGCCCCTGGAGGTGAAGCAGCGCGTGGGCGTGGTGCCGGAGGAGCTGAGCCTCTTCGAGCGCCTCACCGGCCGCCAGTACCTCACCTTCTGCGCGCGCATGTACGGGCTGGACGGCGCCCAGGCCGCGGCGCGCGCGGTGGAGCTCCTGGAGCTGACGGAGCTCACGTACAAGGCCGGCGCGCTGGTGTCGGAGTACTCCAAGGGCATGCGCCGCCGGCTGGCCATCGCCGCGGCGCTCATCCACGCGCCGGAGCTGGTGCTGCTGGATGAGCCCTTCGAGGGCATCGACGTGCTCGCCGCGGGCGTGATCCGGGAGCTCTTGCGTGAGCTGTCCCGCCGGGGCGTGACGCTGCTGCTCACCACGCACGTGCTGGAGATCGCAGAGCGGCTGGCCACGCACGCGGGCGTCATCCGGGGCGGGCGCATGCTGGATCAAGGCCCGGTGGAGCAGCTCCGCCAGCGCCACGGCGCGGCCACGCTGGAGGCGGTGTTCGAGAAGCTGATCGCCGTGCCCGCCGCGCGCAACGCGAAGCTGTCGTTCTACGCGGAGCCGGCCGCGAACGTGGTGCCGCTGCGCCGGGAGTCCGCGTGA
- a CDS encoding vWA domain-containing protein, translating to MNLKPLSRAVLTAALATGLSATSAWAVTPVRAPASTAGKPTAEAKPSVKAEPAKPTGTPAGQGAQAQGQDAQVQAQGARPEIEVAFVLDTTGSMGGLLEGAKQKIFSIASRIAKGKPTPHLKVALVAYRDVGDAYVTKRFELSDDMDSMFAELRKLEANGGGDFPEHVGRGLGEAVSLLKWSQDREVMKVVFLVGDAPPAEREAAWDFKLWSKRAKERHIVVNTVRCGADSSTEESWRYVAKLTDGTFDSIDASGGMVAVATPYDAELSRVNAELASKTLYGGRKEVREMNLARSEATKGMAAEAVADRISYMKKSRGAGMSAPSAAAVSSAPVAVGGAVDLLEKPAALDTLKDDELPQELKGLKKEEQAAKVKQLAAERKVLEEKVAKLATERDQWLAKNASTKEDAFDANVMKSVKAQAAKFGVAY from the coding sequence ATGAACCTGAAGCCCCTCTCGCGGGCCGTCCTGACGGCCGCGCTCGCCACCGGTCTGTCCGCCACCTCCGCCTGGGCCGTCACGCCCGTCCGCGCTCCGGCGTCCACCGCCGGGAAGCCCACCGCCGAAGCGAAGCCCTCCGTGAAGGCCGAGCCCGCGAAGCCCACCGGCACGCCCGCGGGGCAGGGCGCGCAGGCGCAGGGCCAGGACGCGCAGGTGCAGGCTCAGGGCGCGCGGCCCGAAATCGAAGTGGCCTTCGTGCTGGACACGACGGGGTCCATGGGCGGCCTGCTGGAGGGCGCGAAGCAGAAGATCTTCTCCATCGCGTCGCGCATCGCGAAGGGCAAGCCCACGCCGCACCTCAAGGTGGCGCTGGTGGCGTACCGGGACGTGGGGGACGCCTACGTGACGAAGCGCTTCGAGCTGAGCGACGACATGGACTCCATGTTCGCGGAGCTGCGCAAGCTGGAGGCGAACGGGGGCGGGGACTTCCCGGAGCATGTGGGGCGCGGCCTGGGAGAGGCCGTGTCGCTGCTCAAGTGGAGCCAGGACCGCGAGGTGATGAAGGTCGTCTTCCTGGTGGGCGACGCGCCCCCCGCCGAGCGCGAGGCCGCCTGGGACTTCAAGCTGTGGTCCAAGCGCGCGAAGGAGCGCCACATCGTGGTGAACACGGTGCGCTGCGGCGCGGACAGCTCCACCGAGGAGTCCTGGCGCTACGTGGCGAAGCTGACGGACGGCACGTTCGACTCCATCGACGCGTCTGGCGGCATGGTGGCGGTGGCCACGCCCTATGACGCGGAGCTGTCGCGCGTGAACGCGGAGCTGGCGTCGAAGACGCTCTATGGCGGCCGCAAGGAGGTCCGGGAGATGAACCTCGCCCGCTCGGAGGCGACCAAGGGCATGGCCGCGGAGGCCGTCGCGGACCGCATCAGCTACATGAAGAAGAGCCGGGGCGCGGGCATGAGCGCTCCCAGCGCCGCGGCGGTGAGCAGCGCGCCCGTGGCTGTCGGCGGCGCGGTGGACCTCTTGGAGAAGCCGGCCGCGCTCGACACCCTCAAGGACGACGAGCTGCCCCAGGAGCTCAAGGGCCTCAAGAAGGAGGAGCAGGCCGCGAAGGTGAAGCAGCTGGCCGCCGAGCGCAAGGTGCTGGAGGAGAAGGTCGCGAAGCTCGCCACCGAGCGCGACCAGTGGCTCGCGAAGAACGCGTCCACCAAGGAGGACGCCTTCGACGCCAACGTGATGAAGAGCGTGAAGGCCCAGGCCGCGAAGTTCGGCGTCGCGTACTGA
- a CDS encoding amidohydrolase family protein — translation MTAPREPPGHGPPHTHEDDDAPVPCLASSPAPSWREQGIQMPMPALADEEGPRVDPGLPPVVDAHVHLFPDRVFEAVWRWFDRYGWPIRYKLHTPQVVSFLLSRGVERVVALHYAHKPGMARALNAYVAEVAKAEPRVIGLGTVYPGEPDAVAILEEAFALGLRGVKLHCHVQAFSPDAPQLHELYAACARAGKPLVMHSGREPSSPQYPVDPHQLCSAERVERVLKDHPTLKLCVPHLGADEFDAYARLLERYDTLWLDTTMAVGGYFPVPLPRKALEVRPGRVLYGTDFPNIPYAWDRELRALAGLGLDEAALAGVLGGNTLSLYAEC, via the coding sequence ATGACGGCTCCCCGGGAGCCCCCGGGCCACGGGCCTCCGCACACGCACGAGGACGACGACGCGCCCGTGCCGTGCCTGGCGTCCTCGCCAGCGCCGTCCTGGCGGGAGCAGGGCATCCAGATGCCCATGCCCGCGCTGGCGGACGAGGAAGGGCCCCGCGTGGACCCCGGCCTGCCGCCCGTCGTGGACGCGCACGTGCACCTGTTCCCCGACCGCGTCTTCGAGGCCGTGTGGCGCTGGTTCGACCGGTACGGCTGGCCCATCCGCTACAAGCTGCACACGCCCCAGGTGGTGTCCTTCCTGCTGTCCCGGGGCGTCGAGCGCGTGGTCGCCCTGCACTACGCCCACAAGCCGGGCATGGCGCGCGCCCTCAACGCCTACGTGGCGGAAGTCGCGAAGGCCGAGCCCCGCGTCATCGGCCTTGGCACCGTGTACCCGGGCGAGCCCGACGCCGTCGCCATCCTGGAGGAGGCGTTCGCCCTGGGCCTGAGGGGCGTGAAGCTGCACTGCCACGTGCAGGCCTTCTCCCCGGACGCGCCCCAGCTGCACGAGCTCTACGCGGCGTGCGCGCGGGCGGGGAAGCCGCTCGTGATGCACTCAGGGCGGGAGCCGTCCAGTCCCCAGTACCCGGTGGATCCGCATCAGCTCTGTAGCGCGGAGCGCGTGGAGCGCGTGCTGAAGGATCATCCCACGCTGAAGCTGTGCGTGCCGCACCTGGGGGCGGACGAGTTCGACGCGTACGCGCGCCTGCTGGAGCGGTACGACACGCTCTGGCTGGACACCACCATGGCGGTGGGCGGCTACTTCCCCGTGCCCCTGCCCAGGAAGGCGCTGGAGGTGCGGCCCGGGCGCGTCCTCTACGGGACGGACTTCCCCAACATCCCCTATGCGTGGGACCGGGAGCTCCGGGCGCTGGCCGGGCTGGGGTTGGACGAGGCCGCGCTCGCGGGCGTGCTGGGCGGCAACACGCTGTCCCTCTACGCGGAGTGTTGA
- a CDS encoding TatD family hydrolase yields MPEPIPLFDAHLHPEALTDQDLESMRFFGVERALVVAHHFPEPTAKALRQHFDQLVEKQLPRLERLGIRAWAALGVHPRCIPRRGLSEVLSHLPDYFEGGRVVALGETGLHVGGEEEEEAFLEQLALARQLKLRVVVHTPLKDKERHTRRILTLLRQSGVLPSRVLVDHANARTVRTILEVGHWAGLTLHPEALQADRAVALVRRLGSERLVLDSDAGDGAGDILGLARTANLLGKAKLSERIVRRVTRDNAARFFQIHD; encoded by the coding sequence GTGCCCGAGCCGATTCCGCTCTTCGATGCGCACCTCCACCCGGAGGCCCTGACCGACCAGGACCTGGAGTCCATGCGCTTCTTCGGCGTGGAGCGGGCCCTGGTGGTGGCGCACCACTTCCCGGAGCCCACGGCCAAGGCCCTGCGCCAGCACTTCGACCAGCTGGTGGAGAAGCAGCTGCCGCGCCTGGAGCGGCTGGGCATCCGTGCCTGGGCCGCCCTGGGCGTGCACCCGCGCTGCATCCCGCGCCGGGGGCTGTCGGAGGTCTTGAGCCACCTGCCGGACTACTTCGAGGGCGGCCGGGTGGTGGCCCTGGGGGAGACGGGGCTGCACGTGGGCGGCGAGGAGGAGGAAGAGGCCTTCCTGGAGCAGCTGGCCCTGGCCCGCCAGCTCAAGCTGCGCGTGGTGGTGCACACGCCGCTCAAGGACAAGGAGCGCCACACGCGGCGCATCCTCACGCTCCTGCGCCAGTCCGGCGTGCTGCCGTCACGCGTGCTGGTGGACCACGCCAACGCGCGCACCGTGCGGACCATCCTGGAGGTGGGCCACTGGGCCGGGCTCACCCTGCACCCGGAGGCCCTCCAGGCGGACCGGGCGGTGGCCCTGGTGCGGCGGCTGGGCAGCGAGCGGCTGGTGCTGGACTCGGACGCGGGCGACGGCGCGGGCGACATCCTGGGGCTCGCGCGCACGGCGAACCTCCTGGGCAAGGCGAAGCTGTCCGAGCGCATCGTCCGGCGGGTCACCCGGGACAACGCCGCCCGCTTCTTCCAGATCCACGACTGA
- a CDS encoding DUF3106 domain-containing protein encodes MTAGLLTVALVLCVGAPARAANAPTPTAAERFEKLSPEQKEALRTKLREFKAMSPDDQARVRGNLQRWRQLPPEERERLRTNLRDFQKLSPQERQAVREQVRELRGLTPERRAELRQRVRAYLKEHPERREQMLENMRRWRQMSREERQEARERLRERRRNK; translated from the coding sequence ATGACCGCCGGACTGCTGACCGTGGCGCTGGTGCTCTGCGTGGGAGCGCCCGCCCGCGCGGCCAACGCCCCCACGCCCACCGCCGCGGAGCGCTTCGAGAAGCTCTCGCCGGAGCAGAAGGAAGCCCTGCGCACGAAGCTGCGCGAGTTCAAGGCGATGTCCCCCGACGACCAGGCCCGCGTGCGCGGGAACCTCCAGCGCTGGCGGCAGCTGCCCCCGGAGGAGCGCGAGCGGCTGAGGACCAACCTGCGCGACTTCCAGAAGCTGTCGCCCCAGGAGCGGCAGGCGGTGCGCGAGCAGGTGCGCGAGCTGCGCGGCCTCACCCCGGAGCGCCGCGCGGAGCTGCGCCAGCGCGTGCGCGCCTACCTCAAGGAGCACCCGGAGCGCCGCGAGCAGATGCTGGAGAACATGCGCCGCTGGCGGCAGATGTCCCGGGAAGAGCGACAGGAGGCACGCGAGCGGCTGCGCGAAAGGCGGCGGAACAAGTGA
- a CDS encoding response regulator: MSNFILVVDDDASHRTLICDALQEMGYATIEAKNGREALDLLEDDIPGAVLLDLRMPVMSGWGLLDALKKMPRARNLPIIIISGYGFEWEAELVGAAGYISKPVDLDKVRTTVQQIVGPPEVAMVH, encoded by the coding sequence ATGTCGAACTTCATCCTGGTCGTCGACGACGACGCGAGTCACCGCACGCTCATCTGCGATGCCCTCCAGGAGATGGGGTATGCCACCATCGAGGCCAAGAACGGCCGCGAGGCGTTGGATCTTCTCGAGGACGACATCCCGGGCGCCGTGCTGCTGGACCTGCGCATGCCCGTCATGAGCGGCTGGGGCCTGCTGGACGCGCTCAAGAAGATGCCGCGGGCGCGCAACCTGCCCATCATCATCATCTCCGGCTACGGCTTCGAGTGGGAGGCGGAGCTCGTGGGCGCCGCCGGCTACATCTCCAAGCCGGTGGACCTGGACAAGGTGCGCACCACCGTGCAGCAGATCGTCGGGCCGCCGGAGGTGGCCATGGTGCACTGA
- the glmU gene encoding bifunctional UDP-N-acetylglucosamine diphosphorylase/glucosamine-1-phosphate N-acetyltransferase GlmU: MTALAAVVLCAGKGTRMKSEKAKVLHPILGRPLCAYPLKRALELGATHVVPVVGHQASEVEKSIRAHFPDAPLRFALQKEQRGTADAVKAAEDALKGHDGRVLILYGDVPLLRKETLQALLSAHDAAGGVLALVSTTLEDPTGYGRVIREGGKVARIVEHKDCTPEQRAVKECNAGIYSVDAAFLWKALAEIKPVNAQGEYYLTDLVEMAAKHGPVGAVDADATETAGVNDKVELAARARVLQQRINEAHMRAGVSIQDPATAYIEEGITIGTDTEIGPSVSLMAGTVIGKNVTIGQGSVLTASHVADGTHIKPYSVLEEARVGERCIIGPFSRLRPATELAEEVHLGNFVETKKARIGKGSKANHLTYLGDANIGAGCNIGAGTITCNYDGVNKHLTELGDGVFIGSDSQLVAPVKVGDGGYVGAGTTVTKNVPPGSLAVSRAPQVVKEGWVAAKKARQTKVKAG; encoded by the coding sequence ATGACAGCTCTGGCAGCGGTTGTGCTGTGCGCGGGCAAGGGCACGCGGATGAAGTCGGAGAAGGCCAAGGTCCTTCACCCCATCCTCGGCCGTCCCCTCTGCGCCTATCCCTTGAAGCGGGCCCTGGAACTGGGCGCCACGCACGTGGTGCCGGTGGTGGGCCACCAGGCTTCGGAGGTGGAGAAGTCCATCCGCGCCCACTTCCCGGACGCGCCCCTGCGCTTCGCGCTCCAGAAGGAGCAGCGCGGCACCGCGGACGCGGTGAAGGCGGCAGAGGACGCGCTCAAGGGCCATGACGGCCGCGTGCTCATCCTCTACGGAGACGTGCCGCTGTTGCGCAAGGAGACGCTCCAGGCGCTCCTGTCCGCGCACGACGCCGCGGGCGGGGTGCTGGCGCTGGTGTCCACCACGCTGGAGGACCCCACCGGCTACGGCCGCGTCATCCGCGAGGGTGGCAAGGTGGCGCGCATCGTGGAGCACAAGGACTGCACCCCGGAGCAGCGCGCGGTGAAGGAGTGCAACGCGGGCATCTACTCCGTGGACGCGGCCTTCCTCTGGAAGGCGCTGGCCGAAATCAAACCCGTCAACGCGCAGGGCGAGTACTACCTCACCGACCTGGTGGAGATGGCCGCGAAGCACGGCCCCGTGGGCGCGGTGGACGCGGACGCCACGGAGACCGCGGGCGTGAACGACAAGGTGGAGCTGGCGGCGCGCGCCCGCGTCCTCCAGCAGCGCATCAACGAAGCCCACATGCGCGCGGGCGTGTCCATCCAGGACCCGGCCACCGCGTACATCGAAGAGGGCATCACCATCGGCACCGATACGGAGATTGGCCCCAGCGTGTCGCTGATGGCCGGCACCGTCATCGGGAAGAACGTCACCATCGGCCAGGGCAGCGTGCTCACGGCCTCCCACGTGGCGGATGGCACGCACATCAAGCCCTACTCCGTGCTGGAGGAGGCGCGTGTGGGTGAGCGGTGCATCATCGGCCCGTTCTCCCGGCTGCGCCCCGCCACGGAGTTGGCAGAGGAAGTGCATCTGGGGAACTTCGTGGAGACGAAGAAGGCCCGCATCGGCAAGGGCAGCAAGGCCAACCACCTGACTTACCTGGGCGACGCGAACATCGGCGCCGGGTGCAACATCGGCGCGGGCACCATCACCTGTAACTATGACGGGGTGAACAAGCACCTGACTGAACTGGGCGATGGCGTGTTCATCGGCTCGGACTCGCAGCTGGTGGCGCCGGTGAAGGTGGGGGACGGCGGGTATGTCGGCGCGGGCACCACGGTGACGAAAAATGTGCCTCCTGGGAGCCTCGCTGTGTCCCGCGCGCCACAGGTGGTGAAGGAGGGCTGGGTGGCTGCCAAGAAGGCGCGGCAGACGAAGGTGAAGGCTGGTTAG
- a CDS encoding anti-sigma factor family protein, with the protein MSCEHEEDLTAYVDGELPPPHRARVEAHLGTCAECQGTERLLRLTVARMAELPDFTPSPSARRELLARVDALPPTWRERFAQLLKPGVLVPSAGLAGLASLAVLTLLVAGRTRVEAPALEEWDPGALEVAANLELVEDYEVLGLDSSEDLEVVESLHELGMP; encoded by the coding sequence ATGAGCTGTGAGCATGAAGAAGACCTGACGGCCTACGTGGACGGGGAGCTTCCGCCCCCGCACCGCGCGCGGGTGGAGGCCCACCTGGGCACCTGCGCGGAGTGCCAGGGGACGGAAAGGCTCTTGCGCCTCACGGTGGCGCGGATGGCGGAGCTGCCGGACTTCACGCCGTCCCCGTCCGCGCGGCGCGAGCTGCTGGCCCGCGTGGACGCGCTGCCGCCCACCTGGCGCGAGCGGTTCGCACAGCTCTTGAAGCCCGGCGTGCTGGTGCCCTCCGCGGGCCTGGCCGGTCTGGCGAGCCTGGCGGTGCTGACGCTGCTGGTCGCCGGACGCACGCGCGTGGAGGCGCCCGCGCTGGAAGAGTGGGACCCGGGCGCGCTGGAGGTGGCGGCGAACCTGGAGCTGGTCGAGGACTACGAAGTGCTGGGGCTGGACAGCTCCGAAGACCTGGAGGTCGTCGAGAGCCTCCATGAACTGGGGATGCCGTGA
- the ggt gene encoding gamma-glutamyltransferase: protein MKAHMGAAGRTSFRALGLAVLLVAAQAGAARPYRGGAVATAYPPASEAALQMLEKGGNAVDAAVAAAFVAAVVGPYHSGVGGGGFALVHDAKSGGTQVLDFREVAPKGASRDMYLKDGALVPGLSTDGALSVAVPGAVAGYLELLAKHGKLKPAVVLAPAIRLAKQGFWVTPKYQQMATGRAECLRQDPEAARIFLTPNAQGTPDVPPLGHLIKQPDLARTLERVAKGGAKAFYSGPVAQALVKTVKDAGGLLTQEDLTAYRTRSPAPLETAYRGHRILTMPPPSAGGLAVVQVLGMLQQLRPQGVPYRDPESLHLYVEAVRRAYVDRAKYLGDPAFVQVPLERLTSPGHLADLAGSIDPKKATASASLLAPVTGGPASTLRKDAGPLTPEPERKNTTHISVIDKDGNAVAMTTTVNYSFGSCLVAKGTGVLLNDQMDDFAAQPGVPNAYGLVTGEPNAIQAGKVPLSSMSPTLVFAKEDPKRVMLAVGSPGGSTIPTTVIQAISNVVDHGMDVTRAVATGRLHHQYLPDELWVDKWGLEPATLSALEAKGHKVRRVDGWGDAEAVYSDPRTNLRYSSSDPRNEGAATGQD, encoded by the coding sequence ATGAAAGCACACATGGGGGCCGCGGGACGTACGTCGTTCCGCGCGCTGGGACTCGCGGTGTTGCTGGTGGCGGCCCAGGCGGGTGCGGCACGGCCCTACCGGGGGGGTGCGGTGGCCACGGCGTATCCGCCCGCGAGCGAGGCCGCGCTCCAGATGTTGGAGAAGGGCGGCAACGCGGTGGACGCGGCGGTGGCGGCGGCGTTCGTGGCGGCGGTGGTGGGGCCCTACCACTCCGGGGTGGGCGGCGGCGGGTTCGCGCTGGTGCACGACGCGAAGTCGGGTGGCACCCAGGTGCTGGACTTCCGGGAGGTGGCTCCGAAGGGCGCCTCGCGCGACATGTACCTCAAGGACGGCGCGCTGGTGCCGGGGCTGTCCACGGACGGCGCCCTGAGCGTGGCGGTGCCGGGCGCGGTGGCGGGCTACCTGGAGCTGCTCGCGAAGCACGGCAAGCTCAAGCCCGCGGTGGTGCTGGCCCCGGCCATCCGGCTGGCGAAGCAGGGCTTCTGGGTGACGCCCAAGTACCAGCAGATGGCCACGGGCCGGGCGGAGTGCCTGCGCCAGGACCCGGAGGCCGCGCGCATCTTCCTCACGCCCAACGCGCAGGGGACGCCGGACGTGCCGCCGCTGGGGCACCTCATCAAGCAGCCGGACCTGGCGCGCACGCTGGAGCGGGTCGCCAAGGGCGGCGCGAAGGCCTTCTATTCGGGCCCGGTGGCGCAGGCGCTGGTGAAGACGGTGAAGGACGCGGGCGGGCTGCTCACGCAGGAGGACCTGACGGCGTACCGGACGCGCAGCCCCGCGCCGCTGGAGACGGCCTACCGGGGCCACCGCATCCTCACCATGCCGCCGCCCAGCGCGGGCGGGCTGGCGGTGGTGCAGGTGCTGGGCATGCTCCAGCAGCTGCGGCCGCAGGGCGTGCCCTACCGCGACCCGGAGTCGCTGCACCTCTACGTGGAGGCGGTGCGGCGCGCGTACGTGGACCGCGCGAAGTACCTGGGTGACCCGGCCTTCGTGCAGGTGCCGCTGGAGCGGCTGACGTCGCCCGGCCACCTCGCGGACCTGGCGGGGAGCATCGACCCGAAGAAGGCCACGGCCAGCGCGTCGCTGCTGGCGCCGGTGACGGGCGGGCCGGCCTCCACGCTGAGGAAGGACGCGGGGCCCCTCACGCCGGAGCCGGAGAGGAAGAACACCACGCACATCTCCGTCATCGACAAGGACGGCAACGCGGTGGCGATGACGACCACGGTCAACTACAGCTTCGGCTCGTGCCTCGTGGCGAAGGGCACCGGCGTGCTCCTCAATGATCAGATGGACGACTTCGCCGCGCAGCCGGGCGTGCCCAACGCGTACGGGCTCGTCACCGGGGAGCCCAACGCCATCCAGGCCGGCAAGGTGCCCCTGTCCTCCATGTCGCCCACGCTGGTGTTCGCGAAGGAGGACCCGAAGCGGGTGATGCTGGCGGTGGGCAGCCCCGGCGGCTCCACCATCCCCACCACCGTCATCCAGGCCATCAGCAACGTGGTGGACCACGGCATGGACGTGACGCGCGCGGTGGCCACGGGCCGCCTGCACCACCAGTACCTCCCGGACGAGCTGTGGGTGGACAAGTGGGGCCTGGAGCCGGCGACGCTGTCCGCGCTGGAGGCGAAGGGCCACAAGGTTCGCCGGGTGGACGGCTGGGGCGACGCGGAGGCCGTCTACAGCGACCCGCGCACGAACCTGCGCTATTCCTCCAGCGACCCGCGCAACGAGGGCGCCGCGACGGGCCAGGACTGA
- the glmS gene encoding glutamine--fructose-6-phosphate transaminase (isomerizing), translated as MCGIVGYVGDKESAPILVSGLKKLEYRGYDSAGVAVVGGNQLNVVRATGKLRNLENRVVQDLPKGTTGIGHTRWATHGRPSDENAHPHTYKNVAVVHNGIIENHLALKAELRARGHVFSSETDSEVFAHLISAEVERGVDLPDAVRSAIKQVKGTYGLVVVCSNDPGRIVCTKDASPMVLGLGEGQNFVASDVPALLEHTRDFVYMEEGDLAVVTAAKVDIFNREGKLVNRPTRRIDWTPMMAEKGGYKHFMHKEIHEQPRAIADTLRGRMLLTEGDVHFETWNLSAEQVKSFTKVTILACGTSWHSGVAGKHMIESLARLPVEVELASEFRYRDPIVEKSHLVIAISQSGETADTLAAFKEAKRLGAHTMAICNVIGSAMTREANLHVLTNAGPEIGVASTKAFTTQLVTLYLLAVKLGRMRGTLSVEAAQEHLTHLTQVPKMIEDVLKCEPQVKRVAREFMNAQDFLFLGRGPMHPVALEGALKLKEISYIHAEGYAGGEMKHGPIALIDEKMPVVVIAPKQPHIAYEKIIGNIEEVRARGGKVIAILDEDDNQADSLADHVIRIPAACALLAPVVATIPLQLLAYHVAEMRGNDVDQPRNLAKSVTVE; from the coding sequence ATGTGCGGGATTGTTGGCTACGTCGGTGACAAGGAATCTGCTCCCATCCTGGTGTCGGGCCTGAAGAAGCTCGAGTACCGGGGCTATGACTCCGCGGGGGTCGCTGTGGTCGGCGGCAACCAGCTCAACGTGGTGCGCGCCACGGGCAAGCTGCGCAACCTGGAGAACCGCGTGGTGCAGGACCTGCCGAAGGGCACCACCGGCATCGGCCACACGCGCTGGGCGACGCACGGCCGCCCCTCCGACGAGAACGCCCACCCGCACACGTACAAGAACGTGGCGGTGGTGCACAACGGCATCATCGAGAACCACCTGGCGCTCAAGGCGGAGCTGCGCGCGCGCGGCCACGTCTTCTCGTCGGAGACGGACTCGGAGGTGTTCGCGCACCTCATCTCCGCGGAGGTGGAGCGCGGCGTGGACCTGCCGGACGCGGTGCGCTCGGCCATCAAGCAGGTGAAGGGCACCTACGGCCTCGTGGTGGTGTGCTCCAACGACCCGGGCCGCATCGTGTGCACGAAGGACGCGTCGCCCATGGTGCTGGGCCTGGGCGAGGGCCAGAACTTCGTGGCCAGCGACGTGCCCGCGCTGCTCGAGCACACGCGTGACTTCGTCTACATGGAGGAGGGCGACCTCGCCGTCGTCACCGCCGCCAAGGTCGACATCTTCAACCGCGAGGGGAAGCTGGTGAACCGCCCCACGCGCCGCATCGACTGGACGCCGATGATGGCGGAGAAGGGCGGCTACAAGCACTTCATGCACAAGGAGATCCACGAGCAGCCCCGCGCCATCGCGGACACGCTGCGCGGCCGGATGCTCCTCACCGAGGGCGACGTCCACTTCGAGACGTGGAACCTGTCCGCCGAGCAGGTGAAGTCCTTCACCAAGGTCACCATCCTGGCCTGCGGCACGTCCTGGCACTCGGGCGTGGCCGGCAAGCACATGATCGAGTCGCTGGCGCGGCTGCCGGTGGAAGTGGAGCTCGCCAGCGAGTTCCGCTACCGCGACCCCATCGTGGAGAAGAGCCACCTGGTCATCGCCATCAGCCAGTCCGGTGAGACGGCGGACACGCTCGCGGCCTTCAAGGAAGCGAAGCGGCTGGGCGCGCACACCATGGCCATCTGCAACGTCATCGGCAGCGCGATGACGCGCGAGGCGAACCTGCACGTCCTCACGAACGCGGGCCCGGAGATTGGCGTCGCGTCCACCAAGGCGTTCACCACGCAGCTGGTGACGCTGTACCTGCTGGCGGTGAAGCTGGGCCGCATGCGCGGCACGCTGTCCGTGGAGGCCGCGCAGGAGCACCTGACGCACCTGACCCAGGTGCCGAAGATGATCGAGGACGTCCTCAAGTGCGAGCCGCAGGTGAAGCGCGTCGCGCGCGAGTTCATGAACGCGCAGGACTTCCTCTTCCTCGGCCGCGGCCCCATGCACCCGGTGGCGCTGGAGGGCGCGCTCAAGCTGAAGGAGATCTCCTACATCCACGCGGAGGGCTACGCGGGCGGTGAGATGAAGCACGGCCCCATCGCGCTCATCGACGAGAAGATGCCCGTCGTGGTCATCGCGCCGAAGCAGCCGCACATCGCGTACGAGAAGATCATCGGCAACATCGAGGAGGTCCGCGCGCGCGGCGGCAAGGTCATCGCCATCCTCGACGAGGACGACAACCAGGCCGACAGCCTGGCCGACCACGTCATCCGCATCCCCGCCGCCTGCGCGCTGCTCGCGCCGGTGGTGGCCACCATCCCGCTCCAGCTGCTCGCGTACCATGTGGCGGAGATGCGCGGGAACGACGTGGACCAGCCGCGCAACCTGGCCAAGAGCGTGACCGTCGAGTAG